The following coding sequences are from one Beggiatoa alba B18LD window:
- the ftsY gene encoding signal recognition particle-docking protein FtsY produces the protein MFTFGKKKDNPTNTTTSPEQVSEEVKPNFFNRLKQGLSRTRASLTAGLSNLLLGKKAIDADLLDELETLLLSADMGIEATQAMIKDLTERTSRQQLKDSEALFHALQADMVSLLKTAEKPLVLPEKLHKPFVLLMVGVNGSGKTTTIGKLAKRFQAEGRSVMLAAGDTFRAAAVEQLQIWGERNQVTVVAQQGKADSAAVIFDALQSATAKGIDVLIADTAGRLHTQSNLMEELKKVKRVLQKLDAAAPHEIMLILDASIGQNALVQAQQFHQAVGVTGVTLTKLDGTAKGGMIFAVAKKLNIPIRFIGVGEQPDDLRVFSADNFVNALLSREE, from the coding sequence ATGTTTACATTTGGCAAAAAGAAAGATAATCCCACTAATACTACTACCTCCCCTGAGCAAGTCAGCGAAGAAGTAAAACCAAACTTCTTTAATCGCTTAAAACAGGGTTTAAGCCGTACTCGTGCGAGTTTAACTGCGGGTTTATCTAACTTGCTATTGGGCAAAAAAGCAATTGATGCCGACTTATTAGATGAATTAGAAACCTTGCTGTTATCTGCTGATATGGGGATAGAAGCAACACAGGCGATGATAAAAGACTTAACCGAGCGAACTTCTCGCCAACAACTCAAAGACTCTGAAGCCTTATTTCATGCCTTACAAGCGGATATGGTGAGTTTATTAAAAACAGCGGAGAAACCATTAGTTTTACCTGAAAAATTGCATAAACCGTTTGTCTTACTCATGGTCGGTGTGAATGGCTCAGGCAAAACGACCACTATCGGTAAATTAGCAAAACGTTTTCAAGCAGAAGGGCGTTCTGTAATGTTAGCCGCTGGTGATACCTTCCGTGCGGCAGCTGTCGAACAATTGCAAATTTGGGGAGAACGTAATCAAGTCACCGTTGTTGCCCAGCAAGGAAAAGCCGACTCCGCCGCAGTGATTTTTGACGCATTACAATCGGCAACCGCAAAGGGCATTGATGTGTTAATTGCAGACACCGCAGGGCGGTTGCACACGCAAAGTAATTTAATGGAGGAGTTAAAAAAAGTTAAGCGTGTTTTACAGAAATTAGATGCGGCTGCTCCTCATGAAATCATGTTGATTTTAGATGCAAGCATTGGACAAAATGCCCTTGTGCAAGCACAACAGTTTCATCAAGCCGTTGGAGTAACAGGGGTTACGCTGACAAAATTAGACGGTACAGCAAAAGGCGGGATGATTTTCGCCGTTGCGAAAAAATTAAATATTCCGATTCGCTTTATTGGTGTTGGCGAACAACCTGATGATTTACGTGTATTTTCTGCCGACAATTTTGTCAATGCCTTGTTAAGTCGAGAAGAATAA
- a CDS encoding FAD-binding oxidoreductase: protein MATYPITLITRDMQQVQFDCQTDEDVISAAERQSIILPQQCRSGACGLCSSVFVQGEYEFTDYNETALPAELRAQHKTLLCRTYPRSALAINTDYNYQTIHFGHIPEAICTIVEKTDLTADVIKLVLQQGEAQESLLSANIIAGQYMHLMPMDKQIKRAYSLANISNWEGRLEFLIQLRPEGQFSKHLKTLKVGDSLIARGTLGEFQLQDNGLKPRWFIAGGTGLSPLLAMLKQMADFAEMHPSRLFFGLRHTNDVFCESDLQDLQAQLLDFQYQICLSREQDSNYYNGSIVQAVETALINLTEKPDVYLCGSDRLVDSLLPKLQAHGITENSIYFERFSG, encoded by the coding sequence ATGGCAACTTACCCAATTACACTGATAACTCGTGATATGCAACAAGTCCAATTCGATTGTCAAACAGATGAGGATGTGATTTCTGCCGCAGAACGGCAATCGATTATTTTACCGCAACAATGCCGTAGTGGAGCATGTGGACTGTGTTCATCCGTTTTTGTGCAAGGTGAGTATGAATTCACGGATTATAATGAAACGGCTCTCCCTGCGGAGTTACGGGCGCAACATAAAACATTACTATGTCGTACTTATCCCCGTTCTGCATTAGCAATTAATACAGATTACAACTATCAAACCATTCATTTTGGGCATATTCCTGAAGCAATTTGCACGATTGTAGAAAAAACCGACTTAACAGCAGATGTCATTAAATTAGTCTTACAACAAGGAGAGGCACAAGAGAGTTTATTGAGCGCGAATATTATCGCAGGGCAATATATGCACTTGATGCCAATGGATAAACAGATAAAACGAGCATATTCATTGGCAAATATAAGTAATTGGGAGGGACGGCTAGAATTTTTAATTCAATTACGCCCAGAAGGTCAATTTTCTAAGCATTTAAAAACCCTAAAAGTGGGTGACTCATTGATTGCGCGGGGAACATTGGGCGAGTTTCAATTGCAAGACAACGGCTTAAAACCCCGTTGGTTTATTGCTGGTGGGACGGGTTTATCGCCTTTATTGGCAATGTTGAAGCAAATGGCAGATTTTGCAGAAATGCACCCCAGCCGTTTATTCTTTGGTTTACGCCATACTAATGATGTTTTTTGCGAATCTGACTTGCAAGACTTACAAGCGCAACTCTTAGATTTTCAATATCAAATCTGTTTATCACGAGAACAAGATAGCAATTATTACAATGGTTCTATTGTGCAAGCGGTGGAAACAGCTTTAATCAATCTAACGGAAAAACCTGATGTTTATCTCTGTGGTTCAGATAGATTAGTGGATAGTTTATTGCCAAAACTGCAAGCTCACGGGATTACAGAAAACTCGATTTATTTTGAACGGTTTTCTGGGTAG
- a CDS encoding aminotransferase-like domain-containing protein: MMSLVSLDSQDTMPLIEQIVKGIQQQVDARVLRTGARLPSIRKFAEVHSISRFTVVQAYDRLVASGYLESRKGSGFFVTKPLSADPPIAEHSAQLERAVDVLWLLHQSFQNTAHFASPGCGWLPSEWRDDASLQKAIRTVSRHNDYTSGGYGNIYGYVPLRQDLQKRLAELGIVTNLQNILTTHGVTQGIDLVGRYLIQAGDNVLVDDPGYYSLFGHLKLLGAKLVGVPRTLDGVDTQAMETLIQLHRPKIFITNTVLHNPTGTSLSQANAHRVLQLAEKYDLLIIEDDVYGDFSPPSVSRLATLDHLNRVIYLSSFSKTITTSVRVGFLAARADIVQALGDLKLLTSLTTSETNERVIHQVLIDGYYRKHLEKLRARVQNAREKAMRQLEKAGLEIFAETEHGLFIWAKLPDCHDAAKIASIATKRGIMLAPGNVFRPHQEPSPWLRFNAAYCDNPAIFQFLAEFNDISG; encoded by the coding sequence ATGATGTCCTTAGTGAGTTTAGATAGTCAGGACACAATGCCGTTAATCGAGCAAATTGTGAAAGGTATTCAACAACAAGTAGATGCCCGTGTTTTACGCACAGGGGCACGTTTACCTTCCATTCGAAAATTTGCCGAGGTTCACAGTATTAGCCGCTTTACCGTCGTACAGGCTTACGACCGTTTAGTTGCCTCTGGCTATTTAGAATCACGCAAAGGCTCTGGATTTTTTGTCACTAAACCCTTAAGCGCAGACCCACCCATTGCAGAACATTCAGCCCAATTAGAACGTGCTGTCGATGTTTTATGGTTATTGCATCAATCTTTTCAAAACACGGCGCATTTTGCCTCACCAGGTTGCGGTTGGTTGCCTTCAGAATGGCGCGACGATGCCAGCTTACAAAAAGCGATTCGTACCGTTTCACGGCATAACGACTATACCAGCGGTGGCTATGGCAATATTTATGGCTATGTTCCCCTGCGCCAAGATTTGCAAAAACGCCTTGCTGAACTGGGCATTGTGACGAATTTGCAAAATATTCTCACTACGCATGGCGTAACTCAAGGTATTGACTTAGTTGGGCGTTATCTGATTCAAGCAGGCGATAACGTACTGGTTGATGACCCTGGTTATTATTCGTTATTTGGTCACTTAAAATTATTAGGCGCGAAATTAGTCGGCGTTCCACGCACTTTAGACGGTGTCGATACGCAGGCAATGGAAACCCTGATTCAATTACACCGCCCAAAAATTTTTATTACCAATACGGTATTGCATAATCCAACAGGGACGAGCTTAAGCCAAGCTAATGCCCATCGCGTGCTACAACTGGCGGAAAAATATGACTTACTCATCATTGAAGATGATGTCTATGGCGATTTTAGCCCGCCTAGCGTCTCGCGTTTAGCGACTTTAGACCATTTAAACCGCGTGATTTATTTAAGCAGTTTTTCAAAAACCATTACGACCAGTGTTCGCGTGGGTTTTCTCGCTGCCCGCGCTGACATTGTGCAAGCCTTAGGCGATTTAAAACTGCTCACCAGTTTAACCACTTCAGAAACTAACGAGCGCGTCATACATCAAGTGTTAATCGACGGCTATTACCGCAAACATTTAGAGAAACTCCGTGCGAGGGTACAAAATGCGCGAGAAAAAGCCATGCGACAGTTAGAAAAAGCAGGCTTAGAAATCTTTGCGGAAACAGAACACGGCTTATTTATCTGGGCAAAATTGCCTGATTGCCACGATGCAGCAAAAATCGCCAGTATTGCCACCAAACGCGGAATTATGCTCGCACCTGGTAATGTTTTCCGCCCACATCAAGAGCCATCGCCATGGTTACGCTTTAATGCCGCTTACTGCGATAATCCCGCAATTTTTCAATTTTTAGCTGAATTTAACGATATAAGCGGATAA
- the recD2 gene encoding SF1B family DNA helicase RecD2, translating to MTFSPVTPQPVEHLQGSIERVTFHSPETGFCVLRVKVRGQRDLVTVIGSAPSVASGEYIEAQGQWTIDRTHGLQFKTEQLRTVPPTTREGIEKYLGSGMIKGIGEHFAKKLVAAFGEQVFDVIENNPERLLELSGIGKKRHDQVVKAWAEQKVVRDIMVFLQSHGVGTARAVRIYKTYGDDAIEKVLENPYQLALDIHGIGFKSADTIAQHIGIPKDSLIRARAGVRHVLQELSSEGHCASRYTTLLTQAEQLLDIPEPILSQAIQAELDENQLIAENINNESCVFLPALYRAEQGTANHLKRLMQGFYSWQGIDPQQAIAWVEEKNAIALSHSQKQAIHLALQSKVLVITGGPGVGKTTLVNSILKIISAKNLRITLCAPTGRAAKRLSESTQRDALTIHRLLAFDPQTGNFRHNADNPLPTDLLVIDEASMVDIVLMNQLLRAVPDPAGVLIVGDVDQLPSVGPGTVLADIINSRAVPVVRLTEIFRQAEASQIIVNAHRVNKGIMPKLPEKPSQKPDKAQTNNYQVQETVTTYQITPAEPPLQDFYLITAETPEDIGAKLLHVVTERIPRRFHYDPIRDIQVLTPMQRGGLGARSLNIELQQRLNPTNTPRIERFGWTFAPQDKIIQTVNNYEKEIFNGDMGTIQEIDEVAGEVAILFDGRLVVYALDELDEISLAYATSVHKSQGSEYPCVVIPIAMQHFMLLERNLIYTAITRAKSLVVLIGQTQALAMAVKGQKAEKRLTNLVSRLG from the coding sequence ATGACTTTTTCACCTGTCACCCCGCAACCCGTAGAACATTTACAAGGCAGTATCGAACGTGTCACTTTTCATAGCCCTGAAACAGGTTTTTGCGTCTTACGGGTGAAAGTGCGCGGACAACGGGACTTAGTCACCGTTATTGGAAGCGCGCCCAGCGTCGCCAGTGGTGAATACATCGAAGCCCAAGGACAATGGACAATAGACCGCACCCACGGACTACAATTTAAAACCGAACAACTGCGCACCGTTCCCCCCACCACCCGCGAAGGCATCGAAAAATACTTAGGTTCAGGCATGATAAAAGGCATCGGCGAACACTTTGCCAAAAAACTCGTTGCTGCCTTTGGTGAACAAGTTTTCGATGTCATTGAAAATAATCCAGAACGACTTTTAGAACTCTCAGGCATCGGCAAAAAACGCCATGACCAAGTGGTTAAAGCATGGGCAGAACAAAAAGTTGTCCGTGACATCATGGTTTTTTTACAATCGCACGGAGTCGGCACAGCGCGTGCAGTACGCATTTACAAAACCTATGGCGATGATGCTATTGAAAAAGTCCTAGAAAACCCCTACCAACTCGCCTTAGATATACATGGCATAGGCTTTAAAAGTGCCGACACCATCGCCCAACACATTGGCATCCCTAAAGATTCACTAATACGCGCCCGTGCAGGCGTGCGTCATGTCTTACAAGAACTCTCAAGCGAAGGACACTGCGCCAGCCGTTACACCACCCTATTAACCCAAGCCGAACAACTGCTCGACATTCCTGAACCTATTCTAAGCCAAGCGATTCAAGCTGAACTTGACGAAAATCAATTAATCGCCGAAAACATCAACAATGAATCTTGCGTATTTCTCCCCGCCCTCTACCGCGCCGAACAAGGCACAGCGAACCATTTAAAACGATTAATGCAAGGCTTTTATAGCTGGCAAGGGATTGACCCACAACAAGCAATTGCATGGGTAGAAGAAAAAAACGCCATCGCCTTGTCTCACTCGCAAAAGCAAGCCATTCATTTAGCGTTACAAAGTAAAGTGCTGGTGATTACAGGCGGGCCCGGCGTAGGTAAAACCACACTGGTAAACAGCATTTTAAAAATTATCAGCGCGAAAAATTTACGCATCACCCTCTGCGCCCCCACAGGACGCGCCGCCAAACGCTTAAGCGAATCCACCCAACGCGACGCGCTCACCATTCACCGTCTGCTTGCCTTTGACCCCCAAACAGGCAATTTTCGCCACAATGCTGATAATCCCTTACCAACAGACTTACTCGTGATTGATGAAGCCTCAATGGTTGATATCGTGCTGATGAACCAACTTTTAAGAGCCGTACCCGACCCAGCTGGTGTGTTAATCGTTGGCGATGTTGACCAACTCCCCTCCGTTGGGCCCGGTACAGTCTTAGCGGACATCATCAATTCCCGCGCCGTGCCTGTCGTCCGCTTAACCGAAATTTTCCGTCAAGCGGAAGCCTCACAAATCATCGTCAACGCCCACCGCGTCAATAAGGGCATCATGCCCAAATTGCCCGAAAAACCCAGCCAGAAACCTGATAAAGCACAAACAAATAACTATCAAGTACAAGAAACCGTCACGACATACCAAATAACGCCCGCAGAACCACCGCTCCAAGATTTCTACCTTATTACAGCAGAAACGCCCGAAGACATTGGCGCAAAACTCCTACACGTCGTTACAGAACGCATTCCCCGCCGTTTTCACTACGACCCGATTCGAGACATACAAGTCTTAACCCCGATGCAACGCGGAGGCTTAGGCGCACGAAGTTTAAACATTGAATTACAACAACGCTTAAACCCGACCAATACCCCCAGAATTGAACGCTTCGGCTGGACATTTGCCCCGCAGGATAAAATCATACAAACCGTTAATAATTATGAAAAAGAAATATTTAACGGCGATATGGGCACAATTCAAGAAATAGACGAAGTCGCAGGCGAAGTCGCTATTTTATTTGATGGTCGGCTTGTTGTTTACGCACTGGATGAACTGGACGAGATTTCTTTAGCCTACGCAACCAGCGTGCATAAATCGCAAGGCTCTGAATATCCTTGTGTCGTGATACCCATTGCCATGCAACACTTTATGCTTTTAGAAAGAAACTTAATTTACACCGCAATCACGCGGGCAAAATCCTTAGTTGTCCTCATCGGACAAACCCAAGCCCTAGCAATGGCAGTAAAGGGACAAAAAGCGGAAAAGCGGTTGACGAATTTAGTCAGTCGGTTAGGCTAA
- a CDS encoding N-6 DNA methylase, translating into MKIQQILKDSNYKLAQFKQSQIEALENQVIEKESKGKTTYKITCAIRNKEINLTPEEIVRQLYLQVLMQDYAYPANRIQLEYAVSFGIEKKRADIVIMDKDRPDTAYIIVELKKPKLKEGKEQLKSYCNATGAPMGVWTNGKSISYYHRKDPNYFEDIPHIPRASERLTDVLSERWTIADLVKHDKLINEKKSLKDLILEMEDEVLANAGVDVFEEMFKLIFTKLYDEMEGGRDKARHLVFKNYGETETELKTKMQALFDKAREKWEGVFSADAKLQLTPSHLAVCVASLEKVKLFNSNLDVVDEAFEYLINKTSKGEKGQYFTPRYVIDMCVKMLNPQEDETMIDTAAGSCGFPVHAIFHVWKQILVELNIPVSHLFTLEKKPPRCEDYVREKVFAIDFDEKAVRVGRTLNLIAGDGQTNVLHLNTLDFERWDEKTKDDEWRDIYGDGWKRLRKLQVDKSHQRFNLDVLMANPPFAGDIKETRMLAKYELSLKADGKRQTALGRDILFIERNLDFLKAGGRMAVVLPQGRFNNSSDKLIREFIAERCRILAVVGLHGNVFKPHTGTKTSVLFLQKWTDDKGICPKREDYPIFFATMQKPSKDNSGDKIYVKQANGEPVLDEHGHLIVEHDLFNHEGLAQDGIAEAFVEFAKKEKLSFFDSSSFNEVKYRTLLEGLEVSEVMFSETLKNKDFRIDSDFHTKIFKINPNLKYTAIGNILLISQYGISIEMNENGIGYPIYRMNEIHNMLCDLDVDKYADISFDDFQKFKLNNGDVLFNRTNSYEWVGRTGIFYEQDHKDFIFASYLVRFVPDKNIILPEYLTTFLNTKFGILDVKRRARHSINQTNVNPEEVKEIQIPLLNISFQEILQKLFREAHNKRCVSQAIYATAENLLLETLGLKDFQPTSQNINIKSFKDSFLNSGRLDAEYYQPKYEELEAKLDIFAKVKIIDLVNHPVSSGSTPKAGGDAYIEDSKNGIPFIRAVDLINSRVSIDNFIYVKEEIHNSILKKTQLKENDVLFSIAGTVGRCAIFDYSFKANINQAVCILRFNENILLRLYVIAFFNSSIGKMYIEKYARQGLQTNLNLQEVSNLDIPILSIETQTQIATQIQTSFTLRQQSEKLLELAKRAVEIAIEQDEQSAMAFLDNF; encoded by the coding sequence ATGAAAATACAACAAATTCTAAAAGACTCAAACTACAAACTCGCCCAGTTTAAACAATCACAGATTGAAGCCTTAGAAAATCAAGTTATTGAAAAAGAAAGTAAGGGAAAAACAACTTATAAAATTACTTGTGCAATTCGCAATAAAGAAATTAATTTAACCCCTGAAGAAATCGTTAGACAACTGTATTTGCAAGTGTTAATGCAAGATTATGCTTATCCTGCTAATCGTATTCAGTTGGAATATGCCGTGTCTTTTGGCATAGAAAAGAAACGGGCGGATATTGTCATTATGGATAAAGACCGACCTGATACGGCTTATATCATTGTTGAGTTGAAAAAGCCCAAATTAAAAGAAGGGAAAGAACAGCTTAAGAGTTATTGCAACGCCACAGGTGCGCCCATGGGCGTTTGGACAAATGGCAAGTCGATTTCTTATTATCACCGCAAAGACCCCAATTATTTTGAAGATATTCCGCATATTCCGCGTGCTTCAGAGCGTTTAACCGATGTGTTAAGCGAGCGTTGGACAATTGCCGATTTGGTCAAGCATGACAAATTGATTAATGAGAAAAAATCATTAAAAGATTTGATTTTAGAAATGGAAGATGAAGTTTTAGCCAATGCGGGCGTGGATGTGTTCGAGGAAATGTTTAAGCTCATTTTCACGAAATTGTATGATGAGATGGAAGGCGGGCGCGATAAAGCACGGCATTTAGTGTTTAAAAACTATGGGGAAACTGAGACCGAGTTAAAAACTAAGATGCAAGCGTTGTTTGATAAAGCCCGCGAGAAATGGGAGGGCGTGTTTTCTGCCGATGCGAAATTGCAATTAACGCCCAGTCATTTAGCCGTGTGTGTCGCCTCGTTAGAAAAGGTAAAGTTGTTTAATTCTAATTTGGATGTGGTCGACGAAGCTTTTGAATATTTGATTAATAAAACCAGTAAAGGCGAAAAAGGACAGTATTTTACACCGCGTTATGTCATTGATATGTGTGTAAAAATGCTTAATCCGCAAGAAGATGAAACGATGATTGATACCGCAGCGGGCAGTTGTGGTTTTCCTGTACATGCCATTTTTCATGTATGGAAACAGATTTTAGTCGAGTTAAATATCCCAGTAAGTCATTTATTTACGTTGGAAAAAAAGCCACCACGTTGTGAGGATTATGTACGCGAAAAAGTCTTTGCAATTGATTTTGATGAAAAAGCCGTGCGAGTGGGGCGGACGTTAAACTTAATTGCAGGCGATGGGCAGACGAATGTCTTGCATTTGAATACCTTGGATTTTGAACGCTGGGATGAGAAAACCAAAGATGATGAATGGCGCGATATTTATGGCGACGGTTGGAAACGGTTGCGTAAGTTACAGGTAGATAAGAGTCATCAGCGGTTTAATTTGGATGTGTTGATGGCGAATCCACCCTTTGCAGGCGATATTAAAGAAACGCGGATGTTGGCTAAGTACGAATTGAGTTTAAAAGCGGATGGGAAGCGACAGACGGCGTTAGGACGCGATATTTTATTTATTGAGCGTAATTTGGATTTTCTAAAAGCGGGCGGGCGCATGGCGGTGGTGTTGCCACAGGGTCGCTTTAATAATTCGTCGGATAAGCTTATTCGGGAGTTTATCGCAGAACGTTGTCGTATTTTGGCGGTGGTCGGTTTGCATGGAAATGTGTTTAAACCGCATACGGGAACGAAAACCAGCGTGTTATTTTTGCAAAAATGGACAGATGATAAGGGAATTTGTCCGAAGCGTGAGGATTATCCTATTTTCTTTGCAACGATGCAAAAACCTAGCAAGGATAATAGCGGCGATAAAATTTATGTGAAACAAGCGAATGGTGAGCCTGTATTAGATGAACATGGTCATTTGATTGTTGAGCATGATTTGTTTAATCATGAGGGTTTGGCGCAGGACGGGATTGCTGAGGCGTTTGTTGAGTTTGCGAAGAAGGAAAAATTAAGTTTTTTTGATTCAAGCTCTTTCAATGAGGTGAAGTATCGCACTTTGTTGGAAGGGCTGGAAGTTAGCGAGGTGATGTTTTCTGAGACTTTAAAAAACAAGGATTTCAGAATAGATAGTGATTTTCATACGAAGATTTTTAAGATTAACCCAAATCTTAAATATACTGCTATTGGTAATATTCTATTGATTTCTCAATATGGTATTTCAATTGAAATGAATGAAAATGGGATTGGTTATCCTATTTATCGTATGAATGAAATTCACAATATGTTATGTGACTTAGATGTTGATAAATATGCTGATATTTCATTTGATGACTTTCAGAAATTTAAATTAAATAATGGAGATGTTTTATTTAATAGAACAAACTCTTATGAATGGGTTGGTAGAACAGGAATTTTTTATGAACAAGACCATAAAGATTTCATTTTTGCTTCTTATTTAGTTCGTTTTGTTCCTGATAAAAATATTATTTTGCCTGAATATTTAACTACATTTTTAAATACTAAGTTTGGCATTTTGGATGTAAAACGTAGAGCTAGACATTCTATCAATCAAACTAATGTGAACCCTGAAGAGGTAAAAGAAATACAAATACCTTTGCTTAATATTAGTTTTCAGGAAATTTTACAAAAATTATTTAGAGAAGCTCATAATAAACGTTGCGTATCGCAAGCTATTTACGCCACCGCCGAAAATCTCCTTTTAGAAACACTCGGCTTAAAAGACTTTCAACCTACTTCTCAAAATATCAATATCAAATCTTTTAAAGATTCTTTTTTGAATTCTGGGCGATTGGATGCGGAATATTATCAACCGAAGTATGAGGAGTTAGAGGCAAAATTAGATATTTTTGCTAAAGTCAAAATCATTGATTTAGTCAATCACCCTGTATCAAGTGGTTCAACTCCTAAAGCAGGAGGAGATGCTTATATTGAGGACTCTAAAAATGGAATACCATTTATTCGTGCGGTTGATTTAATCAATAGTAGAGTTTCGATAGATAATTTTATTTATGTAAAAGAGGAAATACATAATAGTATTTTGAAGAAAACACAATTAAAAGAAAATGATGTTTTATTTTCTATTGCGGGTACTGTTGGAAGATGTGCCATTTTTGACTATTCATTTAAAGCTAATATTAATCAAGCCGTTTGTATTCTTAGATTTAATGAAAATATTTTATTAAGACTGTACGTTATTGCTTTTTTTAATTCATCCATAGGAAAAATGTATATTGAAAAATATGCTCGGCAAGGTTTACAAACAAACTTAAATTTACAAGAAGTTTCAAACCTTGATATTCCCATTTTATCGATAGAAACCCAAACCCAAATTGCCACCCAAATACAAACCAGTTTTACATTACGCCAACAAAGCGAAAAATTGCTAGAACTTGCCAAGCGAGCCGTAGAAATAGCAATAGAACAAGATGAACAAAGCGCGATGGCGTTTTTAGATAACTTTTAA
- a CDS encoding virulence RhuM family protein has product MSETSDILLYATPSGQIKIEVIFQEETFWLNQKKMAELFDVSITTINEHLKNIFESNELNQEATIRKFRIVQKEGNRDVNREIDFYNLDATIAVGYRVNSQRATQFRIWATQTLKEFIIKGFVLDDSRLKQGKRFGKDYFDELLERIREIRASERRFYQKITDIYAQCSIDYDANAEQTQLFYQTVQNKLEWAITGKTAAEIIASRANADKPNMGLQTWKNAPDGKILKGDVTIAKNYLVESEIKELEKIVVMYLDYAELQATRQNPMKMNDWIKKLDAFLAFNEYEILQNAGTVSKSIAKELATEQYEKFRVIQDRNFESDFDKSIKKLSKQDKKIK; this is encoded by the coding sequence ATGTCAGAAACCAGCGATATTTTGTTATACGCAACGCCCAGCGGACAAATTAAAATTGAAGTGATTTTTCAAGAAGAAACATTTTGGTTAAATCAGAAGAAAATGGCGGAGTTGTTTGATGTTAGCATCACAACTATCAACGAGCATTTAAAAAATATATTTGAATCCAATGAATTAAATCAAGAAGCAACTATTCGGAAATTCCGAATAGTTCAAAAAGAAGGCAACCGCGACGTAAACCGCGAAATTGATTTTTACAACCTCGACGCAACTATTGCCGTCGGCTACCGTGTCAACAGCCAACGTGCCACACAATTTAGAATTTGGGCAACCCAAACGTTAAAAGAATTTATTATCAAAGGCTTTGTTCTCGATGACTCACGCTTAAAACAAGGTAAACGCTTTGGAAAAGATTATTTTGATGAATTATTGGAACGTATCCGCGAAATTCGCGCCAGTGAACGCCGTTTTTATCAAAAAATTACAGATATTTATGCACAATGTAGTATTGATTACGACGCAAATGCGGAACAGACTCAATTGTTTTATCAAACTGTACAAAATAAATTAGAATGGGCAATTACAGGCAAAACAGCAGCGGAAATAATTGCGAGTCGTGCAAATGCAGATAAACCAAATATGGGCTTGCAAACATGGAAAAACGCACCTGATGGAAAGATATTAAAAGGTGATGTGACGATTGCTAAAAATTATTTAGTTGAATCTGAAATAAAAGAATTGGAAAAAATTGTTGTCATGTATTTAGATTATGCTGAATTACAAGCAACACGACAAAATCCAATGAAAATGAATGATTGGATAAAAAAACTAGATGCTTTTTTAGCCTTTAATGAATATGAGATTTTACAAAATGCGGGAACTGTCAGTAAATCCATTGCAAAGGAGCTTGCAACAGAACAATATGAAAAATTTAGAGTAATTCAAGATAGAAACTTTGAAAGTGATTTTGATAAAAGTATTAAGAAACTTTCTAAACAAGATAAGAAAATAAAATAA
- a CDS encoding Uma2 family endonuclease, which yields MLVQKKYSFEDYLVLSEDATEKYEFFAGEVFAMAGGTLNHAKIQSNILMSIMAKVRARGCQAVGSDMRIRTPSGLNTYPDVSVWCGQAALADKQRTLLNPIVLFEVLSPSTQSYDRGGKFFHYRSIHSLQDYILVDSERIFVEHFRRADNGEWTLHEFEQAEEDLQLSRLDLQLNINEFYVLVEFDSSSLN from the coding sequence ATGCTAGTACAGAAAAAATATAGTTTTGAGGATTATTTAGTTTTATCTGAAGATGCAACTGAGAAATATGAGTTTTTTGCTGGTGAGGTTTTTGCGATGGCGGGGGGGACATTAAACCATGCAAAAATTCAGAGCAATATATTAATGAGTATTATGGCAAAGGTGCGAGCGCGGGGATGTCAAGCAGTCGGGAGCGATATGCGAATTCGTACGCCAAGCGGTTTAAATACCTATCCTGATGTGTCGGTATGGTGTGGGCAAGCGGCATTAGCCGATAAGCAACGAACATTGTTAAATCCTATCGTGTTGTTTGAAGTATTATCGCCTTCTACACAAAGCTATGATAGAGGTGGAAAATTTTTTCATTATCGAAGTATTCATAGCCTGCAAGATTATATATTAGTAGATTCTGAGCGGATTTTTGTTGAACATTTTCGACGGGCAGATAATGGCGAATGGACGCTACATGAATTTGAACAGGCGGAGGAAGATTTGCAACTAAGTCGTTTAGATTTACAATTGAATATTAATGAATTTTATGTATTAGTTGAGTTTGATTCATCATCATTGAATTGA